A window of the Helianthus annuus cultivar XRQ/B chromosome 4, HanXRQr2.0-SUNRISE, whole genome shotgun sequence genome harbors these coding sequences:
- the LOC110905193 gene encoding receptor-like protein EIX1: MSARSSYSCFSCFHFFLLVVLALFRLCSSNQNSQCNDVERQALLQFKHGLTDESQRLASWVAENKDCCTWAGIACENSTGHVHGIHLRGLDGHCGYQDYDLTGYEEPSKQKLKGAISRSLLDLKQLKHLDLSCNDFGYIQVPKFIGSFQNLRYLNLSRSNFGGSIPPQLGNLSELHVLCLGSFHDDPFERTSMANMKWLSSLGMLHHMDMSGVDLSKATNWLQVINTLPSLVQLHLSGCELSNLHMYVPSVNLTSLSVLDLSQNYFSSAVSQWIFSVTSLVSLDLSWCNFHGPIPSFRNLTSLELLHVAETKFMNSSSIFQELSGTNLVSLDIESCGISSSLLDSLQNLTNLISLDLSQNQLTKRIPKSLGNFCNLREIDLSRNNIVNISLTYFLESFFECKSPALESLSLIRNHITGIIPHSIGNLSFLRTLDLSDNQISGPIPYSIGRLLSLEGLDFSYNQINGSFPDSIGQLSSLEILDASFNKLDGNLPDSIGQLSSLVELSISNNRLDGSLPDSIGQLFFIGEVEY; encoded by the coding sequence ATGAGTGCTCGATCTTCATATTCTTGTTTCTCTTGTTTTCACTTTTTCTTACTTGTTGTTTTGGCCTTGTTTCGTTTATGCTCATCTAATCAAAACTCTCAATGCAATGACGTTGAGAGACAAGCACTTCTCCAGTTCAAGCATGGCCTTACTGATGAATCACAACGACTCGCTTCGTGGGTTGCTGAGAACAAGGACTGTTGTACATGGGCTGGGATAGCTTGTGAAAATTCGACAGGTCATGTTCATGGTATTCATCTTCGTGGACTTGATGGTCATTGTGGATACCAAGATTATGACCTGACAGGATACGAAGAACCCTCGAAGCAGAAATTAAAAGGGGCTATAagtcgatctttgttggatctaaaGCAACTCAAGCATCTGGATTTGAGTTGCAATGATTTTGGATACATCCAAGTTCCTAAATTCATTGGTTCTTTTCAAAACTTAAGGTACCTGAACCTTTCACGTTCCAATTTTGGCGGAAGTATCCCTCCACAACTAGGGAATCTCTCAGAATTACATGTTCTGTGTCTTGGAAGTTTTCATGACGATCCATTTGAAAGAACGAGCATGGCAAATATGAAGTGGTTATCAAGTCTTGGTATGTTGCATCACATGGATATGAGTGGCGTGGACCTTAGCAAAGCAACCAATTGGCTCCAGGTGATTAACACCCTTCCCTCTTTGGTTCAACTACATTTGTCTGGATGTGAACTCTCAAATCTACACATGTATGTTCCTAGTGTCAATCTCACATCCCTTTCTGTTCTTGATCTTTCTCAAAACTATTTTAGCAGTGCAGTATCACAATGGATATTCAGTGTAACTAGTCTAGTTTCATTGGATTTAAGTTGGTGTAATTTTCATGGTCCTATTCCTAGCTTCCGCAATCTGACTTCTCTTGAGTTGCTTCATGTTGCCGAGACTAAGTTCATGAATTCTTCCTCAATATTTCAAGAGTTGTCTGGTACTAATCTCGTCTCGTTAGATATTGAGAGTTGTGGTATTTCAAGTTCACTTCTAGATTCCCTTCAAAATCTAACAAATCTTATTAGCCTCGACTTGTCTCAAAATCAACTCACTAAGAGAATACCTAAATCATTGGGTAACTTTTGTAATTTGAGAGAGATTGATTTGTCTCGTAACAATATTGTTAATATTAGTCTGACATATTTTCTTGAAAGTTTTTTCGAGTGCAAATCACCTGCCTTGGAGTCATTATCCTTGATCAGGAACCATATAACTGGTATAATTCCTCATTCCATAGGAAACTTGTCATTTCTCAGAACATTAGATCTTAGTGATAATCAAATTTCTGGTCCCATTCCATACTCAATTGGACGATTATTATCTTTGGAAGGGTTGGATTTCAGTTATAACCAAATAAATGGAAGCTTTCCCGACTCGATTGGACAATTATCATCATTGGAGATTTTGGATGCTTCGTTTAACAAACTAGATGGCAACCTTCCCGACTCAATTGGACAATTATCATCGTTGGTGGAGTTGAGTATTAGTAATAATCGACTGGATGGCAGCCTTCCGGACTCAATTGGACAATTATTCTTCATTGGAGAAGTTGAGTATTAG
- the LOC110905194 gene encoding uncharacterized protein LOC110905194: MSFAYGVGTSKAYWAIKTVNANYDEAGRARKLQLNEIEELRDQAYECASAYKDKLKKVHDAKIRKKNFQVGQKVWLYNSRLKMFAGKLKSKWMGPYVVRRVGRFGDIDIQDEQTNKQQTVNGHRLKPYLEGNDINNLELDKVGYILRPMDDEET, encoded by the coding sequence ATGTCATTTGCCTATGGAGTTGGCACATCAAAGGCatattgggcaattaaaacggtGAACGCAAACTATGATGAAGCGGGTCGGGCGAGAAAGCTTCAATTGAATGAAATTGAGGAATTAAGGGATCAAGCTTATGAGTGTGCATCCGCATATAAAGACAAACTGAAAAAAGTTCATGATGCGAAGATACGGAAAAAGAACTTTCAAGTGGGTCAAAAAGTATGGCTGTACAATTCAAGATTGAAGATGTTCGCGGGGAAACTAAAAAGCaagtggatgggtccttacgTTGTCCGAAGAGTGGGGAGATTTGGAGATATTGACATTCAAGATGAACAAACAAATaagcaacaaacggtgaacgggcaTCGGCTCAAGCCGTACTTGGAAGGTAATGATATCAACAATCTTGAGCTCGATAAAGTGGGGTACATTTTACGCCCTATGGATGACGAAGAAACGtga
- the LOC110905192 gene encoding receptor-like protein EIX2, which yields MTEAHFIKLVSLKDLKGSANKLILRLQAANWIPPFQLEYLSLINWVLGPQFPLWLQSQKDLMELDICNTGISSPMPESFVRSFSNLYYLNMSNNHIRGPLTFSGIPATLEIIDISSNGFWGSLHPLLCSSGVTSTYFLNLGNNNLSGEVPECWEKWPELVLLNLENNSLSGEIPRTLGSLNLQYLNMHGNKFSGRLHSSLMNLTELDVLELGRNELTGSIPTWIGRKLTRLRILNLRSNRFAGNIPHELCHIRHIQILDLAHNNLSGNVPRCFNNFSILSGIERNSRNDFAYVSSGHRTPIAGDSLVTNGREDTYSSILPLVMLIDLSCNNLTGYIPSELMSLLELKSLNLSRNQLSGSIPEKIGNMKELISLDLSVNWLSGELPMSLSKLNFLSSFNVSFNSLTGRIPTSTQLQSFSESSFFGNKLCGAPLTETNGCERVKAATHTIGEKKEEDGADWGLIISIVVGFVCGFWMIMGPLIVRRSWRIAYFSFVSNLRYMVYDVIHKYCCHMFSS from the coding sequence ATGACAGAAGCTCACTTTATCAAACTAGTGAGCTTGAAGGATCTAAAAGGATCAGCTAACAAATTAATCTTAAGGCTGCAAGCTGCAAACTGGATTCCCCCTTTCCAGTTGGAATATTTGTCTCTGATAAATTGGGTTTTAGGGCCTCAATTTCCATTGTGGTTGCAATCACAGAAGGATTTAATGGAATTAGACATATGCAACACAGGCATTTCATCGCCCATGCCCGAATCATTTGTAAGATCATTCTCCAATCTATACTATTTGAATATGTCAAATAATCATATCCGAGGACCACTAACGTTCTCCGGTATCCCTGCTACACTTGAAATTATTGACATTAGCTCGAATGGGTTTTGGGGATCGTTACATCCTTTGTTGTGTTCCAGTGGTGTGACAAGTACATATTTTCTTAATTTGGGAAATAATAATTTGTCGGGTGAAGTTCCAGAGTGTTGGGAGAAATGGCCGGAGTTGGTACTTTTAAATTTGGAGAATAACAGTTTGTCTGGTGAGATTCCAAGAACATTGGGTTCTTTAAATTTACAGTATCTAAACATGCACGGGAACAAGTTCTCTGGAAGATTACATTCTTCTCTAATGAACTTAACAGAACTAGATGTTCTTGAACTTGGAAGGAATGAACTTACTGGAAGCATTCCAACATGGATTGGAAGAAAACTTACTCGTTTAAGAATTCTCAACCTTCGATCAAACCGTTTTGCCGGAAATATTCCTCATGAGCTTTGTCATATTAGACATATTCAAATATTAGATCTTGCTCATAACAACCTATCCGGAAATGTTCCGAGATGCTTCAACAACTTTAGTATCCTTTCCGGCATCGAAAGAAATTCACGAAATGACTTTGCTTACGTCAGTAGTGGACATAGAACTCCTATCGCTGGTGATTCATTGGTGACGAATGGACGAGAGGATACATATAGCAGTATTCTTCCATTAGTGATGTTGATAGACCTTTCGTGTAACAATCTCACCGGATACATTCCTAGTGAGCTAATGTCCCTCTTGGAGTTAAAATCGTTGAATTTATCAAGAAATCAATTGAGTGGAAGTATCCCAGAGAAGATTGGAAACATGAAAGAACTTATATCATTAGATTTATCGGTAAACTGGCTTTCTGGAGAGCTTCCCATGAGCTTGTCAAAGTTAAACTTCTTGAGTAGCTTCAACGTGTCCTTCAACAGTTTGACAGGAAGAATTCCAACAAGTACACAGCTTCAAAGCTTCAGTGAGTCTAGCTTCTTTGGCAACAAACTTTGTGGAGCTCCACTAACTGAAACTAATGGTTGTGAACGGGTTAAAGCAGCAACTCATACAATAGGAGAGAAAAAAGAAGAGGATGGAGCAGATTGGGGGTTGATTATAAGCATAGTGGTTGGATTTGTTTGTGGATTTTGGATGATTATGGGTCCATTGATAGTGAGAAGATCATGGAGGATTGCATATTTCAGTTTTGTGAGTAATTTGAGGTATATGGTTTATGATGTTATACATAAGTATTGTTGTCACATGTTTTCTAGTTGA